From the genome of Bacteroides sp.:
CCTCCCCCCACATCCCTCACGCCCATTCAGCCTATTTTTACCCTGTATCCGGAATCCTGGGAGAACTCTATGTAGTAAACATCGGGGTGGGCTATACCCTTCCCTTCCAGACCTTTGCCATCGACTGGATCAGCGATGCCGAAGAGTTGACCAGACGGTTAAACGGGCTGTCCATTCCCGGCGTAATTTTCCGGCCCATCCATTACCGCGCCTACTACACCGATATGAAGGACAAGATGCTTCACGGGGTGCAGGTCCACCTGACCGATTTGCACCAGGCACCGCTTTCCCTTATCCAGTTTTACGTCCTGCAGGAACTCCACAAGCTCTATCCCGAAAGGAATGTATTCCAGATGTGCCAGGAAAGCCGCTTGCCCATGTTTGACAAGGTCACCGGCACCGACAAAGTACGCATGGCCTTTGAAAAACGTTTCCTGGTTGAAGACATCTTACCCATTTGGACCCGGGACATCCCGGCCTTTCGGGAAAAAGCAGAACCCTATTTTCTGTATTGAAAACCAGAGGTTAAGGTACATTTTGTTTTTTATGTAAAAAAACGCCTCTTTTATCTTAAAAAACAGGCGAAAAATACACCATGGTCGTACCATCCTCGTGTGAAACTCGTGTGGGGTTCTGATTGGCTTCGTCTGCACACGACCAAGGTAGGTCTATGGCAGGTCCGGGATAGGGTATTCTGGCAAAAAAAGCTGATAATCATACGGTTGACAGGAAAGCCAATCAGGCACCCGTGGAAACCTCAAATTCTATTGACCCGTTTGGAAATCAGTCCTTTTCCCCGGTTTTTTCTGTTGTTTTCTTGATCCCAAAAGAAGGGTTAATTTTCAGGAAGCGGATGACCAGGAATCCCGGGAGGGTACAAAGCATGACCCAGATAAAGAAGTTCTGATAGCCGATGATCTCCTGCAGCCAGCCCGAGATCATGCCCGGGAGCATCATCCCCAGGGCCATGAAGCCTGTGCTGATGGCGAAATGAGCGGTTTTGTGCTTCCCTTCGGCAAAATAGATCATGAACAGCATATAAGCCGTAAAACCAAATCCATAGCCGAACTGTTCAATGGCCACCGAGCCGGCGATGAGCCAGAACTGGGTGGGTGTTGCGTAGGAAAGGTAGACGTACATCAGGTTTGGCAGGTTAATGGACAGGGCCATGGGCCATATCCAGTACTTCAGGCCTTTCCTGGAAGCCAGCACGCCCCCGAGGATGCCGCCCAGGGTCAGTGCCAGGATGCCGATGGTGCCATAAATAAGACCCACATCGCCGGTAGTAAGGCCCAGTCCGCCTACCTGTCGGTCATCGAGCAGGAAGGGCGATGCGAGCTTCACCAGCTGTGCTTCTCCCAGACGGAACAGCAGTAAGAAAGCCAGGGCTGGGCCCAGGTTTCCTTTTCGGAAGAAGGACCCAAAAGTCCTGAAAAACTCAGTGAAAGCGTTTTCGCCGGTCTCCTGCACCACCGCTTTGTCGGAAGCCGGCCGTGGGAGAATAATGCGGTGATAAACAAAGACTGCGAGGAAAAATCCAGCCAGGATGAAGAAGGTGATGGACCAGGCCAGGGGGATGTTACCTGAACGGCCTTCGAAGAATGCCTGGGCAGGGCGGTCCAGTTTGGGGTCAAGCTGAACGGCGATCCATGCGGTCTGGTTCCAGTTGTCAGGGTTGAACGCCAGACGTTCACCCTGGATCATGCGGATGCTGGCATCTCCCCTTCTGAACCTGGAATTCAGCACGATTTCCTTGCCCTCTTCGGGAGGGGCTGAAAGGGTAATGCCCACCAGGCCAATGTTTCCCTGCAAATCCTGAGGGCTGAGGTCCTGAACGTGATCATGCCTGAAGTGGGTGCGCAGCCAATGGGCAAAGGGTTCGGATATGCTGCGGGCAAACCAGGAGGGTTCCCCGGCTTCGGCTGCCTCTTCGGGAAACACAAATCCATTGGCGAGATTCTGGCTGGCAACCCATTGCCTGATGGAGTCGGCCTGGTCACTGGGGATATTCCCCGTGTTGAGCTCCAGCATTTCAGTGGTTATCCGGAAGGTAAGTTCATCAGCCTCAGATGCTCTTTCAGCCGGGGTATATTCAACCATTTCTGCGGCTGCCGGGGTAGCCTCCACCCTGAATTCCACCGGTTCCTGCCCGGTAAATACTTCAAAAAAGCCTGCGAGGATGATCAGGAGGCCCTGACCCGTTATCATGGCCACCCGGTAAAAGGTGCTCCTTATCCCCACGAAATAAGCCTGTTCGTGTTCGTCGAGGCCCAGCATATAAAAACCGTCGGCAGCAATGTCGTGGGTGGCCGAACTAAAAGCCAGGAGCCAGAAGAAGGCAAGGGTATATTGGAAAAACCCAGGCAGGGGGATGGTAAAGGCCACCCCCGCCAGTCCGGCCCCTATCATCAGCTGCATAATGACTATCCACCAGCGTTTGGTTTTGAATAAATCGACAATGGGGCTCCAGAGTGGTTTAATGACCCAGGGAAGATAAAGCCAGCTGGTATAGAGCGCAATATCCGTATTGGAAATACCGAGTCGTTTGTACATGATCACCGATACCGTCATGACGACCACATAGGGTATCCCTTCCGCAAAATAGAGGGTGGGGATCCATGCCCAGGGCGAGCGTTTCTTTACCTTATCGTTTGCCATTGGCTTAAGCGCTTTTTTTGATTGGATAAAGCTAATATAGTTTTTTGAGTTCAGCACCCTTAAAATAATGGGCCAGGATAGTTTGGTAATCATAGCCCCTGGCGCCCATCACAGCGGCGCCGATCTGGCAAAATCCCACCCCGTGGCCCCAGCCGGCCCCTTTCAGGGTAAATGCCTGAGGAATGCCATTGATATTTTCTCCTTTCTCCACCACAAACCCAGAACTGTAAAGATGAGAAGAGGAAAGGGCTTTCCGGATCTCCAGTTCTTTGCCGATGACGAGGGTTCCTTTGGTACCCCGGATCTCAAGCCTGATGATTCTTCCGGAAACGCCGCGTTCGACAGGAATCAAGTCAAGGATTTCACCCACTTCCACATTCACGCGACTGCGGAGCAACTTCTGCAGGTGTTCCTGGCTAAGGGAGGTTTGCCAACGGTAGAAATCAAAGGTCTCCTGATCATAGTCCTTCAGCACCTGTGAAAGGATTTGCTGGTCATGGG
Proteins encoded in this window:
- a CDS encoding MFS transporter, which codes for MANDKVKKRSPWAWIPTLYFAEGIPYVVVMTVSVIMYKRLGISNTDIALYTSWLYLPWVIKPLWSPIVDLFKTKRWWIVIMQLMIGAGLAGVAFTIPLPGFFQYTLAFFWLLAFSSATHDIAADGFYMLGLDEHEQAYFVGIRSTFYRVAMITGQGLLIILAGFFEVFTGQEPVEFRVEATPAAAEMVEYTPAERASEADELTFRITTEMLELNTGNIPSDQADSIRQWVASQNLANGFVFPEEAAEAGEPSWFARSISEPFAHWLRTHFRHDHVQDLSPQDLQGNIGLVGITLSAPPEEGKEIVLNSRFRRGDASIRMIQGERLAFNPDNWNQTAWIAVQLDPKLDRPAQAFFEGRSGNIPLAWSITFFILAGFFLAVFVYHRIILPRPASDKAVVQETGENAFTEFFRTFGSFFRKGNLGPALAFLLLFRLGEAQLVKLASPFLLDDRQVGGLGLTTGDVGLIYGTIGILALTLGGILGGVLASRKGLKYWIWPMALSINLPNLMYVYLSYATPTQFWLIAGSVAIEQFGYGFGFTAYMLFMIYFAEGKHKTAHFAISTGFMALGMMLPGMISGWLQEIIGYQNFFIWVMLCTLPGFLVIRFLKINPSFGIKKTTEKTGEKD